Proteins encoded by one window of Arachis ipaensis cultivar K30076 chromosome B04, Araip1.1, whole genome shotgun sequence:
- the LOC107635735 gene encoding cytokinin hydroxylase → MAMVVVTLLLLGTLMVSLLLKVAYETISCYWLTPLRIKKIMEMQGVRGPKPRFFSGNILDMASLISKTTSNDMKTINHDIVGRLLPHFLLWSSQYGKRFVYWNGTEPRLCIAETELIREFLSKCSTVSGRSWHQRQGSKHFIGGGLLMANGQDWYHQRHIVAPAFGGDRLKGYAGHMVECTKEMLQSLQNALDSGRTEVEIGEYMTKLTADIISRTEFGTSYQKGKKIFHLLKVLQTRCAQASRHLCFPGSRYFPSKYNREIKSLKMEVEKLLMEIIQSRKDCVEIGRSESYGNDLLGMLLNEMEKKNSLDLQLVMDECKTFFFAGHETTALLLTWTVMLLASNPSWQQKVRDELKSICNGSGIPSLDQLSKLTLLHMVINESMRLYPPALVLPRMAFEDILLGDLYIPKGLSIWIPVLAIHHSEKLWGKDANEFNPERFTSKSYTPGRFLPFASGPRNCVGQAFALMEAKIILAMLISRYSFTISENYLHAPVVVLTIKPKYGVQVCLKPLET, encoded by the exons ATGGCTATGGTGGTAGTAACACTTCTTCTTTTGGGCACATTGATGGTGAGTCTGCTACTTAAGGTGGCCTATGAAACCATCTCATGCTACTGGCTAACCCCGCTGCGAATCAAGAAGATCATGGAGATGCAAGGCGTCCGTGGCCCAAAGCCCAGATTCTTCAGCGGCAACATCTTGGACATGGCTTCTCTTATCTCCAAAACAACCTCTAATGACATGAAAACCATAAACCATGATATCGTGGGTCGCCTCCTCCCGCACTTTCTCCTCTGGTCCTCCCAATATG GTAAGAGATTTGTATATTGGAACGGAACGGAACCAAGATTGTGTATAGCAGAGACAGAATTGATCAGAGAGTTTCTTTCTAAATGTAGCACGGTTTCCGGGCGGTCATGGCACCAAAGGCAGGGATCAAAGCATTTCATTGGAGGAGGATTGTTGATGGCCAATGGCCAAGATTGGTACCATCAACGCCACATCGTTGCCCCTGCTTTTGGCGGAGACAGGCTCAAAGGATATGCAGGGCACATGGTTGAATGCACCAAAGAAATGCTTCAATCTCTGCAAAACGCATTGGATAGTGGCCGAACCGAAGTGGAGATTGGCGAATACATGACCAAACTCACTGCTGATATTATTTCTAGAACCGAGTTCGGCACAAGCTACCAGAAGGGCAAGAAGATATTCCATCTTCTGAAAGTTCTGCAGACTCGTTGTGCTCAAGCTAGTCGCCATCTTTGCTTTCCAGGAAGCAG gtATTTTCCGAGCAAGtataacagagagataaagtcgTTGAAGATGGAAGTAGAGAAACTATTAATGGAAATAATACAGAGTAGAAAAGACTGCGTCGAAATTGGAAGGAGTGAGTCGTATGGAAATGATTTGTTAGGAATGTTGCTGAACgagatggaaaagaaaaatagttTGGATCTTCAGTTGGTAATGGATGAATGTAAGACATTCTTTTTTGCTGGCCATGAAACCACTGCATTGTTACTTACATGGACAGTTATGTTGTTAGCATCAAATCCCTCTTGGCAACAAAAAGTTAGAGATGAACTTAAAAGCATATGTAATGGTTCTGGAATTCCCTCCCTGGATCAACTCTCCAAGCTCACTCTT TTGCATATGGTAATAAATGAGTCAATGAGGCTTTATCCGCCAGCATTAGTGCTACCAAGAATGGCATTTGAAGATATATTATTGGGTGACCTTTATATCCCTAAAGGCTTATCAATTTGGATCCCTGTGTTGGCCATTCACCACAGTGAAAAATTATGGGGCAAAGATGCAAATGAGTTTAATCCAGAGAGGTTTACTTCAAAGTCATATACCCCTGGTCGTTTTTTACCATTTGCTTCTGGCCCTAGAAATTGTGTTGGGCAAGCATTTGCATTAATGGAAGCTAAGATCATATTAGCTATGTTAATCTCTCGCTATAgcttcaccatttctgaaaatTACCTTCATGCCCCTGTGGTTGTCCTCACTATCAAGCCCAAGTATGGAGTTCAAGTTTGTTTGAAGCCCTTGGAGACATGA